Proteins co-encoded in one Euleptes europaea isolate rEulEur1 chromosome 1, rEulEur1.hap1, whole genome shotgun sequence genomic window:
- the LOC130472787 gene encoding zinc finger and SCAN domain-containing protein 21-like, with amino-acid sequence MEPNLGEPTSGEELEVNGREPHLVQVGTIKEFLAGNLMAVKQEPAEGLPEEWELQWQEFLATLEPQDWARKTPQLTSAQSAEDSKELESSLKGMADTPGGKGAQPSPGPGGAACNSLDPSLNVKEEIPDEEDPASSEMWRRRFRQFCYWDAEGPREVCEQLWRLGCQWLKPETRTKEQLLEVLILEQFLSILPLAMQRWVQGRGPETCAQVVALAEGFLLRDGRKLLEPKSKPDPSGVVQTQLSLEMVKDEDLFSQLDSLQPG; translated from the exons ATGGAGCCGAACCTAGGAGAGCCCACGTCAGGAGAGGAACTGGAGGTGAACGGAAGAGAGCCCCATCTGGTCCAAGTTGGGACGATTAAAGAGTTCCTGGCTGGAAATCTGATGGCTGTCAAACAGGAGCCAGCCGAGGGGCTGCCGGAGGAGTGGGAATTGCAGTGGCAGGAATTCTTGGCCACTCTGGAGCCCCAGGACTGGGCGAGGAAGACCCCACAGCTGACCAGCGCTCAGTCAGCTGAGGACTCAAAGGAGCTGGAGTCCTCCTTGAAGGGCATGGCTGATACCCCAGGAGGGAAGGGAGCCCAACCCTCACCAGGCCCTGGAGGGGCGGCCTGCAATAGTCTGGACCCTTCCTTGAACGTGAAGGAAGAGATTCCAGATGAGGAGGACCCCGCCAGCTCAGAGATGTGGCGCCGCCGCTTCAGGCAGTTCTGCTACTGGGATGCTGAGGGCCCCCGGGAGGTTTGCGAGCAGCTCTGGAGGCTGGGCTGTCAGTGGCTGAAGCCGGAAACCCGCACCAAGGAGCAGCTCTTGGAGGtgctgatcctggagcagttcctgagcaTCCTGCCCCTGGCAATGCAGCGCTGGGTCCAGGGACGTGGTCCGGAGACCTGTGCCCAGGTGGTGGCCCTGGCCGAGGGCTTCCTCCTGAGGGACGGAAGAAAG TTACTGGAGCCCAAATCAAAACCAGATCCGTCAGGTGTGGTGCAGACGCAGCTGTCCCTGGAGATGGTGAAGGACGAAG